One part of the Nitrospira defluvii genome encodes these proteins:
- a CDS encoding dicarboxylate/amino acid:cation symporter, with translation MTTSKSFCPSMPLYTQVLIAVIFGGLLGMIFGQEPYLGGVTNAQLGKLGMVVVQLLKTLAIPLIFFAILDALIRTSLPLSQGTRLLVICLVNVSVAMTIGLVIMNTWQPGLSWQGHVDQLLQLLPGSKAPAKVATSQTPIEDLAAYIPRTILAPFSTNNIIGVVLLALVIGALLRKLHTRSARKGEDDLAIVRLVEWVYEWLVRILGWIIHAVPFAVFGVVAQVVGKSGLAVFSILWIFLVAMLAGLTIHALIYYPLVAWFVGKKSPKVYLGEGADAIMTAMSCNSSLATVPVTLHCLNRMNVSAQSSRLAACVGTNLNNDGITLYEAMAALFLAQALGYDLSLMSQFLIVAASIIAGAGVAGIPEAGMIVLPLVLSAAGLPDTVIAAAIPLIMTVDWIIARARSGVNVLSDMLVAILLDAGRTRPVAASSPVRYQAEAAHPSESQPS, from the coding sequence ATGACGACATCCAAATCCTTTTGCCCATCCATGCCCCTGTACACCCAGGTGCTCATCGCCGTGATCTTCGGCGGTCTGCTCGGGATGATCTTCGGCCAGGAACCCTATCTGGGTGGCGTTACAAATGCGCAGTTGGGCAAGCTCGGCATGGTCGTCGTGCAGCTGCTGAAGACGTTGGCCATTCCGCTGATCTTCTTCGCCATTCTTGATGCGCTCATCCGTACGAGCTTGCCGCTCAGCCAGGGCACCAGGCTGCTGGTCATTTGCCTGGTCAACGTGTCTGTGGCGATGACGATCGGCCTGGTGATCATGAACACCTGGCAGCCGGGATTATCGTGGCAGGGCCATGTCGATCAGTTACTGCAGCTGCTGCCAGGGTCCAAAGCTCCGGCCAAAGTCGCGACATCGCAAACACCGATCGAAGACCTCGCCGCCTATATTCCCCGGACTATTTTGGCGCCGTTTTCCACGAACAATATCATCGGCGTGGTACTCCTGGCCCTCGTCATCGGCGCGCTGCTCCGGAAGCTGCATACGAGGTCGGCGCGGAAGGGCGAGGACGATCTGGCCATCGTGCGTCTCGTCGAATGGGTCTACGAATGGCTTGTGCGCATCCTAGGCTGGATCATCCATGCGGTGCCGTTCGCCGTCTTCGGGGTCGTGGCGCAGGTCGTCGGCAAGTCGGGCCTGGCCGTCTTCTCCATTCTCTGGATTTTCCTCGTGGCGATGCTCGCGGGACTCACGATCCATGCGCTGATCTATTACCCGCTCGTCGCCTGGTTCGTGGGCAAGAAGTCACCGAAGGTCTATCTGGGAGAAGGGGCCGACGCGATCATGACGGCCATGTCCTGCAACAGCAGCCTCGCCACCGTCCCGGTCACGCTGCATTGCCTGAATCGCATGAACGTGTCGGCGCAATCATCACGCCTCGCAGCCTGTGTCGGGACGAATCTGAACAACGATGGCATCACCCTCTACGAAGCGATGGCGGCGCTGTTTCTCGCTCAGGCCCTGGGGTACGATCTGTCCTTGATGAGTCAGTTCCTCATCGTGGCCGCATCCATCATCGCGGGAGCAGGTGTGGCCGGCATTCCCGAGGCGGGGATGATCGTGCTGCCGCTCGTCTTGTCGGCGGCGGGCTTGCCCGACACGGTTATCGCGGCCGCCATTCCGCTGATCATGACGGTGGATTGGATCATCGCCCGGGCGCGCTCAGGCGTGAACGTCCTGAGCGACATGCTGGTGGCGATCCTGCTCGATGCGGGTCGGACGCGGCCCGTTGCCGCGTCAAGCCCTGTGCGGTATCAGGCTGAGGCGGCGCACCCTTCCGAGTCTCAGCCGTCCTGA